A portion of the Acidimicrobiales bacterium genome contains these proteins:
- the nucS gene encoding endonuclease NucS, whose product MRLVVARCTVDYAGRLTAHLPEATRLLMVKADGCVAVHADGGAYKPLNWMNAPNVLTEDLDGTGQEVWTVRSPKGEALTITLHEVLSDQSVDMGVDPGLQKDGVEAHLQELLAANCEAIAPGLRLVRREYPTDIGPVDLLCRDADGRAVAIEVKRRGEIDGVEQLTRYLEFLERDPLLRPVRGVFVAQQIRPQAKVLATDRAIACVEVDYDALRGIESDVLKLF is encoded by the coding sequence ATGCGATTGGTGGTGGCCCGGTGCACGGTCGACTACGCGGGGCGCCTCACGGCGCACCTGCCCGAGGCCACGCGGCTGCTGATGGTGAAGGCCGACGGGTGCGTGGCGGTGCACGCCGACGGGGGCGCCTACAAGCCGCTGAACTGGATGAACGCCCCCAACGTGCTGACCGAGGACCTCGACGGCACCGGTCAGGAGGTCTGGACCGTCCGCAGCCCCAAGGGCGAGGCGCTCACGATCACGCTGCACGAGGTGCTGTCCGACCAGAGCGTCGACATGGGCGTCGACCCGGGCCTGCAGAAGGACGGCGTCGAGGCCCACCTGCAGGAGCTGCTGGCGGCGAACTGCGAGGCGATCGCCCCCGGCCTGCGGCTGGTCCGACGGGAGTACCCCACCGACATCGGCCCGGTCGACCTGCTGTGCCGTGACGCCGACGGGCGGGCGGTCGCCATCGAGGTCAAGCGCCGGGGCGAGATCGACGGCGTCGAGCAGCTGACCCGCTACCTGGAGTTCCTCGAGCGCGACCCGCTGCTGCGCCCGGTGCGGGGCGTCTTCGTCGCCCAGCAGATCAGACCGCAGGCCAAGGTCCTCGCCACCGACCGTGCGATCGCCTGCGTCGAGGTCGACTACGACGCCCTCCGCGGCATCGAGTCCGACGTCCTCAAGCTGTTCTGA
- a CDS encoding VOC family protein, whose translation MGVATGRLRQVALHVDDLDRAIAFYRDVVGLRFVAKFEPPGLGFFDLGETRLLLEGGAPASLLYLEVDDVVAAHAALGDAGVELEGEPHLIFRDDTGQFGPPGTEVWQAAFRDSEGNLVVLEEGRLRTA comes from the coding sequence ATGGGTGTCGCCACGGGGCGGTTGCGGCAGGTGGCGTTGCACGTCGACGACCTCGACCGGGCGATCGCCTTCTACCGGGACGTGGTCGGGCTGCGGTTCGTCGCCAAGTTCGAGCCGCCCGGGTTGGGGTTCTTCGACCTCGGGGAGACGCGGCTCCTGCTCGAGGGTGGGGCGCCGGCGTCGTTGCTCTACCTCGAGGTCGACGACGTGGTCGCGGCACATGCGGCGTTGGGCGACGCCGGCGTCGAGCTGGAGGGAGAGCCGCACCTCATCTTCCGCGACGACACCGGCCAGTTCGGCCCTCCGGGCACCGAGGTCTGGCAGGCCGCCTTCCGCGACTCCGAGGGAAACCTGGTCGTCCTCGAAGAAGGACGGCTCAGAACAGCTTGA